From Eptesicus fuscus isolate TK198812 chromosome 13, DD_ASM_mEF_20220401, whole genome shotgun sequence, the proteins below share one genomic window:
- the LOC129151189 gene encoding mammaglobin-A-like isoform X1 produces the protein MKLAVVLMLTALPLYCYAGSGCEMVEYVIGKSIDPAESKSQYIADLQQFIPGERTASALRKFKQCFLDQSNETLSNIFVMMDAIYNSEQCASY, from the exons ATGAAGCTGGCGGTCGTGCTCATGCTGACCGCCCTCCCCCTGTACTGCTATGCCG GTTCTGGCTGCGAAATGGTTGAGTATGTGATCGGTAAGAGCATTGATCCTGCAGAGTCCAAGTCTCAGTACATCGCAGACCTTCAGCAGTTCATCCCGGGTGAAAGGACTGCGAGCGCCCTCAGGAAGTTTAAGCAGTGCTTTCTCGACCAGAGCAACGAAACCCTGAGCAACATCTTCGTGATGATG GACGCCATATACAACAGCGAGCAGTGTGCCTCCTACTGA